The following are from one region of the Carcharodon carcharias isolate sCarCar2 chromosome 27, sCarCar2.pri, whole genome shotgun sequence genome:
- the LOC121270230 gene encoding zinc finger protein 239-like, with protein sequence MEKPWKCMDCGKGFNFPSQLEVHRRSHTGERPFTCSLCGKGFTHLYNLCTHQQVHTEERPFTCPVCGKDFTRSSHIETHQLVHTDKRPFTCSDCEKSFKCRKDLLIHQRIHTGERPFTCSTCGKGFIQSSHLLTHQLVHSDNKFLNCSDCDKSFKSKKDLLTHQYTHTGERPFTCTNCGKGFSRPSALLNHQQLHTGDRPFTCSDCGKGFTRSSNLLTHQQVHTEERPFTCSMCGKGFTRSSNLLNHQ encoded by the coding sequence atggagaaaccatggaaatgtatggactgtgggaagggattcaatttcCCATCCCAACTGGAAGTTCATAGGCGCAGTcatactggggagagaccgttcacctgctccctctgtgggaagggattcacccaTTTGTACAACCTTTgcacacaccagcaagttcacactgaggagaggccattcacctgccccgTGTGTGGGAAGGacttcactcggtcatcccacaTTGAGACACACCAACTTGTTCACACTGATAAGAGACCGTTTACATGTTCTGACTGTGAGAAGAGTTTTAAATGCAGAAAAGATCTGCTGATACATCAAcgtattcacactggggagaggccgttcacctgctccacgtgtgggaagggattcattcagtcatCCCACCTTCTGACACATCAACTTGTTCACTCTGACAAcaaatttttaaattgttctgattGTGACAAGAGCTTTAAAAGCAAAAAGGATCTGCTAACTCATCAATAtactcacactggagagaggccattcacctgtaccaactgtgggaagggattcagccGTCCGTCTGCCCTCCTGAATCACCAGCAACTTCACACAGGGGatagaccgttcacctgctctgactgtgggaagggattcacccgTTCATCTAACCTTCTGACACATCAGCaggttcacactgaggagagaccattcacttgctccatgtgtgggaagggattcactcggtcatccaacCTATTGAATCACCAGTGA